In the genome of Candidatus Microbacterium phytovorans, one region contains:
- the pcp gene encoding pyroglutamyl-peptidase I, translating into MTTLLLTGFEPFGGDRANPSGDAVREVATTWSGPEELIVEVLPVTFAGAARRLRELIGIHRPDVVLATGLAGGRAAIGVERIAVNLVDARIPDNAGAQPIDEPSIAGAPPAAFATVPVKAIAARIREAGIPAEVSHSAGTFVCNHVFFTALDAVPDGAVAGFLHVPWATGQAPAAEPDRPDSPELPLADIVEALRIAVRTTLDAAANPAGDAETGDLPGGALH; encoded by the coding sequence GTGACAACTCTGCTGCTCACCGGGTTCGAGCCCTTCGGCGGCGACCGCGCCAATCCCAGCGGCGACGCGGTCCGGGAGGTGGCGACGACGTGGAGCGGACCGGAGGAGCTCATCGTCGAGGTGCTGCCGGTGACCTTCGCTGGCGCCGCCCGCCGGCTCCGCGAGCTCATCGGCATCCATCGTCCCGACGTGGTCCTTGCGACCGGGCTTGCCGGGGGCCGCGCGGCCATCGGCGTGGAACGGATCGCGGTGAACCTCGTCGACGCCCGCATCCCCGACAACGCGGGCGCCCAGCCGATCGACGAACCGAGCATCGCGGGCGCCCCGCCCGCCGCGTTCGCGACCGTGCCGGTCAAGGCGATCGCGGCGCGCATCCGAGAGGCCGGCATCCCGGCGGAGGTCTCGCACTCGGCGGGCACCTTCGTGTGCAACCACGTCTTCTTCACCGCGTTGGATGCCGTCCCCGACGGCGCGGTCGCAGGATTCCTCCACGTTCCGTGGGCGACGGGGCAGGCGCCTGCTGCGGAGCCTGATCGTCCCGACTCCCCCGAACTGCCTCTCGCCGACATCGTCGAGGCGTTGCGCATCGCCGTCCGCACGACGCTCGACGCCGCGGCGAACCCCGCGGGCGACGCGGAGACGGGCGATCTCCCGGGCGGC